From Demequina capsici, one genomic window encodes:
- a CDS encoding DUF3854 domain-containing protein produces MTNSQSATGPQTPLISRHQKVLEDSAISIEAAQAWGIRSIVDDADLPDGLKTSPLARSGVPGMLFPLRTLDGRVLWQLRADNPPKDDQNNEHKYIQQAKVGSIINIPEMMERCVGQARTVLIVEGTKQTIAVCQYVDEDTLVIGVQGCANWSASGIIHADLMDAVKGAQRVDVLFDADVAKNTSVFDAATNLKRQLSVMAGIDNVKFIRLSEIGGFSAKAGIDDVLGSLPSAQRAELLATLRSKATDGIGRRPAEKKPTKKVSNSLDPEAPEIEIRMHEGRTVEVTTLGSGDTVTDQRYALAALITREENVETEYNGSFDHQYTTYTVEIAVEDEQGRVRSKEITVNSKKFDSPNDWIDMAGSLTTSVPRFVKPSEGAEFANLIRAASSGRVITRRIERLGWVFDTDDPEHPQWRWLHPSGSIGVTDVNDGLTGAPQYKGFDSVKLPNPHTTGKSACINAIRQFLGVRDLLKPGYEVAWEAAIGAFGLSFLPVPPQVALAYFGRKSSGKSTLAQALAATLTPEWGPKGTAMMTFNATQAAMDRVSAGVTDCFMHVDDLKPEKDARRRATVLEMVDDLLRRAHNSGGRVRAGFDHATGNVYVNEKDTSTPMVIITGEEIPTGGDFAESALDRMFIVNTPEGGMMAPEPKDDGKFDTGQASLNSLYARLGEFPLVTSAYVAWLANLIMQASAGPDAAAGGETQSARATFAIEVENWSSEIAEMIHEQLRKVAGVNATHRAVLGAARLVAGASYFLRFAQETGAITPDESTRLADAIFEHIVAQLIRNTNEVMDNNQTAGESILDELRSHVSSGLAVIDNRELSGRQVRIGQRGTFNGVEVLHIGLQATQRLLSYPTGWKGVQRALEEYAQEGSGTRPAKMHQARIGGTRVRALSIPLDLWNEDVDPCDAEREVSM; encoded by the coding sequence CTCCAGGCACCAGAAGGTGCTCGAGGACTCCGCCATCTCCATCGAAGCCGCCCAGGCGTGGGGGATCCGCTCCATCGTCGACGACGCAGACCTGCCCGACGGCCTCAAGACCAGCCCCCTCGCACGCTCCGGCGTCCCCGGCATGCTGTTCCCGCTGCGCACCCTCGACGGCCGCGTCCTGTGGCAGCTACGCGCCGACAACCCGCCCAAGGACGACCAGAACAACGAGCACAAGTACATCCAGCAGGCCAAGGTCGGATCCATCATCAACATCCCCGAGATGATGGAACGCTGCGTCGGCCAAGCCCGCACCGTCCTCATCGTCGAAGGCACGAAGCAGACCATCGCCGTATGCCAGTACGTCGACGAGGACACCCTCGTCATCGGCGTGCAAGGCTGCGCGAACTGGTCCGCCAGCGGCATCATCCACGCGGACCTCATGGACGCCGTCAAGGGCGCCCAACGCGTCGACGTGCTGTTCGATGCGGACGTCGCGAAGAACACCTCCGTGTTCGACGCCGCCACGAACCTCAAGCGTCAGCTCTCCGTCATGGCCGGCATCGACAACGTCAAGTTCATCCGCCTGTCCGAGATCGGCGGGTTCTCCGCCAAAGCCGGCATCGACGACGTCCTCGGCTCCCTCCCCTCAGCGCAGCGCGCCGAGCTCCTCGCCACCCTGCGGTCCAAGGCGACCGACGGCATCGGGCGGCGCCCCGCGGAGAAGAAGCCGACCAAGAAGGTCTCCAACTCGCTCGACCCGGAAGCGCCCGAGATCGAGATCCGCATGCACGAGGGCCGCACCGTCGAGGTCACCACCCTCGGCTCCGGCGACACCGTCACCGACCAGAGGTACGCGCTCGCCGCGCTCATCACCCGCGAGGAGAACGTCGAGACCGAGTACAACGGCTCGTTCGACCACCAGTACACGACGTACACCGTGGAGATCGCCGTCGAAGATGAGCAGGGACGGGTGCGCTCCAAGGAGATCACCGTCAACTCGAAGAAGTTCGACTCACCGAACGACTGGATCGACATGGCCGGCTCCCTCACCACGAGCGTGCCCCGCTTCGTGAAGCCGTCCGAAGGTGCCGAGTTCGCCAACCTCATCCGCGCCGCATCCTCCGGCCGCGTCATCACCCGACGCATCGAACGGCTCGGCTGGGTGTTCGACACCGACGACCCCGAGCACCCGCAGTGGCGGTGGCTGCACCCCTCAGGCTCCATCGGCGTGACCGACGTGAACGACGGGCTCACCGGCGCGCCCCAGTACAAGGGGTTCGACTCCGTGAAGCTGCCCAACCCGCACACCACAGGCAAGAGCGCGTGCATCAACGCGATCCGCCAGTTCCTCGGCGTGCGTGACCTCCTCAAGCCCGGCTACGAAGTCGCATGGGAAGCCGCGATCGGCGCGTTCGGCCTGTCGTTCCTGCCCGTGCCCCCACAGGTCGCCCTCGCCTACTTCGGGAGGAAGTCCTCCGGCAAGTCCACGCTCGCTCAGGCGCTCGCCGCGACCCTCACCCCCGAATGGGGGCCCAAGGGCACTGCGATGATGACGTTCAACGCGACGCAGGCCGCGATGGACCGCGTCTCGGCAGGCGTCACCGACTGCTTCATGCACGTCGACGACCTGAAGCCGGAGAAGGACGCCCGCCGGCGCGCGACCGTCCTCGAGATGGTCGACGACCTGCTGCGTCGCGCCCACAACTCCGGCGGCCGTGTCCGCGCCGGGTTCGACCATGCGACCGGCAATGTGTACGTCAACGAGAAGGACACGTCGACGCCGATGGTCATCATCACCGGTGAGGAGATCCCCACAGGCGGCGACTTTGCGGAGTCCGCCCTGGACCGCATGTTCATCGTCAACACCCCCGAGGGCGGAATGATGGCGCCAGAGCCCAAGGACGACGGAAAGTTCGACACCGGCCAGGCGTCCCTCAACTCGCTGTACGCTCGCCTCGGCGAGTTCCCTCTCGTCACGTCCGCCTACGTGGCGTGGCTAGCGAACCTCATCATGCAAGCCAGCGCCGGCCCCGACGCCGCCGCCGGCGGGGAGACGCAGTCTGCTCGTGCGACGTTCGCGATCGAGGTGGAGAACTGGTCGTCGGAGATCGCGGAGATGATCCACGAGCAGCTGCGCAAGGTCGCTGGTGTAAACGCCACGCACCGCGCCGTGCTCGGTGCCGCCCGTCTCGTCGCCGGAGCGTCGTACTTCCTGCGGTTCGCGCAGGAGACGGGTGCGATCACTCCGGATGAGTCGACCCGCCTCGCAGACGCGATCTTCGAGCACATCGTCGCCCAGCTGATCCGCAACACGAACGAGGTCATGGACAACAACCAGACCGCCGGCGAGAGCATCCTCGACGAGTTGCGCTCACACGTGTCATCGGGTTTGGCGGTAATCGATAACCGCGAATTGTCCGGTCGGCAGGTCCGCATCGGACAGCGGGGCACCTTCAACGGCGTTGAGGTTCTCCACATCGGCCTTCAGGCGACCCAACGGCTTCTTAGCTACCCGACAGGATGGAAGGGCGTTCAGAGAGCCCTCGAGGAGTACGCCCAGGAGGGATCCGGCACCCGCCCGGCCAAGATGCACCAGGCTCGCATCGGAGGCACGCGTGTGAGGGCGTTGTCAATCCCCCTGGACCTCTGGAACGAAGATGTGGATCCATGTGACGCTGAGCGCGAGGTTTCGATGTGA
- a CDS encoding GIY-YIG nuclease family protein: MSLLDDSSFRPAGEIDAIVPNEFGVYAIRLRRGAGFPEPFQSLLAARVTRLLYIGQAEKQTLPKRLLGNELRARGNGTFLRSIGAVLGYRPVFGAMAGRARVQNYRFAPADRAAIVAWMNVNLEVSWSVLSQPTVHETEVALIREHTPLLNLQDNPRALPELEALRLECRAIAAGVSGS; encoded by the coding sequence ATGAGTCTGCTCGACGACAGTTCGTTCCGACCGGCAGGTGAGATTGACGCCATCGTTCCAAACGAGTTCGGCGTATACGCCATCCGACTCCGAAGAGGCGCCGGGTTCCCGGAGCCGTTTCAGTCCCTTCTCGCCGCTCGCGTCACTCGCCTGCTCTATATCGGGCAAGCAGAGAAGCAAACGCTCCCGAAGCGCTTGCTCGGGAACGAACTCCGAGCCCGTGGCAACGGAACCTTCCTACGCAGCATCGGCGCGGTCCTTGGCTATCGGCCCGTCTTCGGCGCGATGGCCGGCAGAGCCCGAGTTCAGAACTATCGCTTCGCACCCGCCGACCGTGCGGCCATTGTTGCGTGGATGAACGTGAACCTCGAGGTGAGCTGGTCAGTCCTGTCGCAGCCCACAGTGCATGAGACAGAGGTCGCGCTGATCCGCGAGCACACGCCACTGCTGAATCTCCAGGACAATCCTCGCGCGCTCCCGGAACTCGAGGCGCTTCGCTTGGAGTGCCGAGCCATCGCCGCTGGCGTATCCGGTTCGTAG